The following are encoded in a window of Aromatoleum petrolei genomic DNA:
- a CDS encoding response regulator: MIELLIVDDHTIFRSGLRRMLSDEADIHVADEASDGAGALAKIRSGKFDVVLMDINMAGRSGLDTLESIRAERPELPVIMLSMYPEEQYAVLALRARANAYLSKDVEPQELLTAIRHVVGGGRYVSPRSAANLLMQMDRAREGAPHEKLTAREMQVMMKIVRGMSLTDVGVQMCLSVKTVSTYRVRILEKLGLASNAELVQYAMRNGLLD; encoded by the coding sequence ATGATCGAACTTCTGATCGTTGATGATCATACGATTTTCCGCTCCGGCCTGAGGCGGATGCTCTCGGACGAGGCGGACATCCACGTCGCGGACGAGGCGAGCGACGGGGCGGGTGCGCTCGCGAAGATACGCAGCGGAAAATTCGACGTCGTGCTGATGGATATCAACATGGCGGGACGCAGCGGCCTCGACACGCTCGAATCGATCCGCGCCGAGCGTCCCGAACTGCCCGTCATCATGCTGTCGATGTATCCGGAGGAGCAGTACGCGGTGCTTGCGCTTCGGGCGCGTGCGAACGCCTACCTGTCGAAGGACGTCGAGCCGCAGGAGTTGTTGACCGCGATTCGGCACGTGGTGGGGGGAGGGCGCTACGTCTCGCCCCGTAGCGCTGCCAACCTTCTGATGCAGATGGATCGGGCGCGCGAAGGCGCACCGCACGAGAAGCTCACCGCGCGCGAGATGCAGGTGATGATGAAGATCGTGCGTGGGATGTCGCTGACTGACGTGGGTGTGCAGATGTGCCTGTCGGTGAAGACCGTGAGCACCTACCGCGTCCGCATCCTCGAGAAGCTCGGACTCGCGAGCAATGCGGAGCTCGTGCAGTACGCGATGCGCAACGGCCTGCTGGATTGA
- a CDS encoding PAS domain-containing sensor histidine kinase translates to MDHPTPPTDTPSALPDRPEIEFRDIPFQGIIEQSLAGVYLVFDERFQYVNSTFAAMFGYTQEEFVGTSIRELVLPDFVGEAMEYYRLRVYEGVPSIRYFTRCRHRDGHVVHIEVHGSRVDYHGRPALAGVVIDVSDRVRRDLDLHRSRRRLRELASYLNRSREELRGQLAREVHDVLGGMLSSIKLDVFRIQRRSTDPALAEIHEITEELLPLIQDTIDTARQISDELRPRMLDTLGLVAAIRSELQAFGRRNEVLVGFTVEGGEPELSAEAATQCFRVFQEALTNIGRHAQAETVEVRVRSRDGRFEMQVRDDGKGIDRPSMREGSIGMLSMAERARNIGGSLYVHARAGGGTVVLLAVPGYMGRRSNDRTSDR, encoded by the coding sequence ATGGACCACCCCACGCCTCCCACGGACACTCCTTCGGCGCTCCCCGATCGCCCCGAGATCGAATTCCGCGACATTCCCTTTCAGGGCATCATCGAGCAGTCGCTCGCGGGTGTGTACCTGGTGTTCGATGAACGCTTCCAGTACGTGAACTCGACCTTCGCTGCGATGTTCGGCTATACGCAGGAAGAATTCGTCGGCACGTCGATTCGCGAACTCGTTCTGCCGGACTTCGTGGGCGAGGCGATGGAGTACTACCGGCTGCGTGTGTATGAGGGTGTGCCGTCAATCCGCTATTTCACCCGCTGCCGACACCGGGACGGGCATGTCGTGCATATCGAGGTCCATGGTTCGCGGGTTGACTATCATGGGCGGCCGGCACTGGCAGGGGTCGTGATCGATGTCAGCGACCGCGTGCGACGGGACCTCGACCTGCACCGGTCGCGCCGACGGTTGAGGGAGCTGGCGTCCTATCTGAACAGATCGAGGGAAGAGTTGCGCGGGCAACTGGCGCGCGAGGTGCATGACGTGCTGGGCGGGATGCTCAGTTCGATCAAGCTCGATGTCTTCCGCATCCAGCGCCGCTCGACCGACCCCGCATTGGCAGAAATCCACGAGATCACCGAGGAGCTTCTGCCGCTGATCCAGGACACCATCGACACCGCGCGCCAGATTTCCGACGAACTTCGCCCGCGGATGCTCGACACGCTTGGCTTGGTAGCGGCGATCCGCAGCGAGTTGCAGGCCTTCGGGCGGCGCAACGAGGTCCTGGTCGGATTCACCGTGGAAGGCGGGGAACCTGAGCTCTCGGCGGAAGCCGCGACGCAGTGCTTCCGCGTGTTCCAGGAGGCATTGACGAATATCGGGCGCCACGCGCAGGCGGAAACGGTGGAAGTGCGGGTGCGCAGCCGGGACGGGCGCTTCGAGATGCAGGTCCGCGACGATGGGAAGGGGATCGATCGGCCTTCGATGCGCGAGGGGTCGATCGGAATGTTGAGCATGGCCGAACGCGCGCGCAATATTGGCGGTTCGCTGTACGTGCATGCGCGCGCCGGAGGGGGAACAGTCGTGCTTTTGGCAGTGCCGGGTTATATGGGACGACGGAGCAATGATCGAACTTCTGATCGTTGA
- a CDS encoding sigma-54 interaction domain-containing protein, with protein MPHAVRPLPELVSFLESLSEPHIVFDRNYRIAAANAAYREAFPDRRQVVGRRCYEVSHHYTVPCEQAGESCPLAMSLASGHRERVLHLHHTSRGEEYVNIELSPLRDASGEIVWFVEKTEPLHVARGVSGRSGLIGRSPAFQRMLELVARVAPSNASVLLQGESGTGKELVAAAVHEASRRAEHPFVVVDCSGLTETLFESELFGHERGAFTGAVSRKAGLVEAASGGTLFLDEVGDIPLSMQVKLLRLLETGTYRRVGSTELQHADIRLVSATHRPLQEMIRDGRFRQDLYYRINTFPIHVPPLRERPEDLPLLVTSLLERVAPQQGVTVSDAAMELLSTYPFPGNVRELRNVLERASLMCDGKRVEPEDLPAEFRGMGESRSRDHLPVTSRGETGGDRGSIDIRKIERELLMGALKAHRGNRQELAQKLGLSERTLYRRLRALADEGK; from the coding sequence ATGCCACATGCTGTGCGTCCCCTGCCGGAGCTGGTCTCCTTTCTGGAGAGTCTGTCCGAGCCGCATATCGTGTTCGACCGGAATTACCGGATCGCGGCCGCGAACGCCGCCTACCGCGAGGCGTTTCCCGATCGCCGGCAAGTCGTGGGGCGGCGCTGCTACGAGGTGTCCCACCACTACACCGTCCCGTGCGAGCAGGCGGGCGAATCCTGCCCGCTCGCGATGAGTCTTGCGTCGGGGCATCGGGAGCGCGTGCTGCACCTGCATCACACTTCGCGTGGCGAGGAGTACGTGAACATCGAGCTGTCGCCGCTGCGCGATGCGAGCGGCGAGATCGTCTGGTTCGTCGAGAAGACAGAGCCGCTGCATGTCGCCCGCGGCGTCTCGGGCCGCTCCGGCCTGATCGGGCGCAGCCCAGCTTTCCAGCGCATGCTGGAGCTCGTCGCCCGCGTGGCTCCTTCGAATGCCAGCGTCCTCCTGCAAGGGGAATCGGGTACCGGGAAGGAACTCGTCGCCGCTGCGGTCCACGAGGCGAGTCGCAGGGCAGAACATCCCTTCGTTGTCGTCGACTGCTCGGGCCTGACGGAGACGCTCTTCGAGAGCGAGCTCTTCGGCCACGAACGCGGGGCCTTCACGGGAGCCGTCTCGCGAAAGGCCGGGCTCGTCGAGGCGGCCAGCGGCGGCACGCTCTTTCTCGACGAAGTCGGCGACATCCCGCTGAGCATGCAGGTGAAGCTGCTTCGCCTGCTGGAGACCGGAACCTATCGCCGCGTCGGCTCCACCGAGTTGCAGCACGCCGACATCCGGCTGGTGTCGGCAACGCACCGCCCCCTGCAGGAAATGATCCGCGACGGACGTTTCCGGCAGGATCTCTATTACCGCATCAACACCTTTCCGATCCACGTGCCGCCCCTGCGCGAACGACCCGAGGATCTGCCGCTCCTCGTTACGTCGCTGCTCGAGCGGGTGGCACCGCAGCAGGGCGTCACGGTGTCCGATGCCGCAATGGAACTACTCTCCACCTATCCGTTTCCCGGCAACGTTCGCGAGCTTCGCAACGTGCTCGAGCGCGCGAGCCTGATGTGCGACGGCAAGCGGGTCGAACCCGAGGATCTTCCCGCCGAGTTCCGAGGGATGGGCGAGTCTCGGTCACGAGACCACCTGCCTGTCACTTCCCGGGGAGAAACCGGGGGCGACCGGGGGAGCATCGATATTCGAAAGATTGAGCGGGAGCTGTTGATGGGTGCGCTGAAGGCGCACCGCGGCAATCGCCAGGAGCTCGCGCAGAAGCTCGGGCTTAGCGAGCGCACGTTGTATCGACGCTTGCGCGCGCTGGCTGACGAGGGCAAGTAG
- the cydP gene encoding cytochrome oxidase putative small subunit CydP, which yields MTPEDRGLRRELVLVIALKLALLTALWWFALRDVQVEVDPPAAAARFIAPHPADSADALRTPQPPGDKHAQ from the coding sequence ATGACTCCAGAAGACCGCGGCCTGCGCCGCGAACTCGTTCTTGTCATTGCCCTGAAACTCGCATTGCTGACCGCGCTGTGGTGGTTCGCCCTGCGCGACGTACAGGTCGAGGTCGATCCGCCGGCCGCCGCGGCCCGGTTCATCGCTCCGCACCCTGCGGACAGCGCGGATGCCCTCCGCACACCCCAACCGCCTGGAGATAAACATGCTCAGTGA
- a CDS encoding cytochrome ubiquinol oxidase subunit I, which produces MLSEQLVDLSRLQFAATAMYHFLFVPLTLGMVWMLVIMESVYVMTGKVIYKDMTRFWGKLFGINFALGVTTGITLEFQFGTNWAYYSHYVGDIFGAPLAIEGLMAFFLESTFIGLFFFGWDRLPRRQHLLVTILMAVGTNLSALWILIANGWMQNPVGAEFNFQTMRMELTDFWAVFFNPVAQGKFVHTVSAGYVTGAMFVLSISAWYLLRGRDVEFAKRSFRIAAAFGFASVCSVIVLGDESGYSIGEAQQTKLAAMEAMWDTEPAPASFNLIALPNEAQLKNDFAIHIPWVMGLIGTRSLDKELPGLKQILAHNRERVVTGIEAVKLLEHLRKTPGDPNARAAFDKVKQDLGFGLLLRKYVSSMDQVTPELIDRAARDTLPKVTPLFWTFRVMVALGFAMLVLFGLALWHSVKGDFAERRGLLRWALIFLPVPWLACEMGWFVAEYGRQPWTIFGVLPTHLSVSTLTVESLYGSLAGFVGFYTLLLVVEMYLMVKFARMGPSSLGTGRYYGESERSTDEGPLSPAVIPAPIADKAPIKAPQ; this is translated from the coding sequence ATGCTCAGTGAGCAACTGGTCGACCTGTCGCGCCTGCAGTTCGCGGCGACAGCGATGTACCACTTCCTCTTCGTGCCGCTCACCCTCGGCATGGTCTGGATGCTGGTCATCATGGAGAGCGTGTATGTCATGACCGGGAAGGTCATCTACAAGGACATGACGCGTTTCTGGGGCAAGCTCTTCGGCATCAATTTCGCCCTCGGCGTGACGACCGGTATCACCCTGGAATTCCAGTTCGGCACGAACTGGGCCTACTACTCGCATTACGTCGGCGACATCTTCGGCGCGCCGCTCGCGATCGAGGGCCTGATGGCGTTCTTTCTCGAGTCCACCTTCATCGGGCTCTTCTTCTTCGGCTGGGACCGCCTCCCGCGCCGCCAGCACCTGCTGGTGACGATCCTGATGGCCGTCGGCACGAACCTCTCCGCGCTGTGGATCCTGATTGCCAACGGGTGGATGCAGAACCCGGTCGGCGCCGAATTCAACTTTCAGACGATGCGCATGGAACTGACCGATTTCTGGGCCGTTTTCTTCAACCCTGTGGCCCAGGGCAAGTTCGTCCATACCGTTTCGGCGGGCTATGTCACGGGCGCGATGTTCGTGCTGTCGATCTCGGCCTGGTATCTCCTGCGCGGGCGTGACGTCGAGTTCGCGAAACGCAGCTTCCGCATCGCCGCGGCGTTCGGGTTCGCGTCCGTGTGCTCCGTGATCGTGCTGGGCGACGAATCCGGCTATTCGATCGGTGAGGCGCAGCAGACCAAGCTCGCGGCGATGGAGGCGATGTGGGACACCGAGCCGGCGCCTGCGAGCTTCAATCTCATCGCGCTTCCGAATGAAGCGCAATTGAAGAACGACTTCGCCATTCACATTCCCTGGGTGATGGGCCTCATCGGAACCCGCTCGCTCGACAAGGAATTGCCGGGACTGAAGCAGATCCTGGCACACAACCGGGAACGGGTGGTCACGGGCATCGAGGCGGTGAAACTGCTCGAGCACCTGCGTAAGACGCCCGGCGACCCGAACGCGCGGGCAGCCTTCGACAAGGTGAAGCAGGACCTGGGTTTCGGCCTGTTGCTGCGCAAGTACGTATCCTCGATGGATCAGGTCACGCCCGAACTTATCGACCGTGCAGCACGCGACACGCTGCCGAAGGTGACCCCGCTGTTCTGGACCTTCCGCGTGATGGTCGCGCTCGGCTTCGCGATGCTGGTGCTCTTCGGCCTCGCGCTGTGGCACTCGGTGAAGGGCGATTTCGCCGAACGCCGGGGCCTCCTGAGATGGGCGCTGATCTTCCTGCCCGTGCCCTGGCTCGCGTGCGAGATGGGGTGGTTCGTGGCGGAGTACGGCCGGCAGCCCTGGACGATCTTCGGCGTGCTGCCCACGCACCTATCGGTATCGACCCTGACGGTGGAGAGCCTGTACGGCTCGCTGGCCGGCTTTGTCGGCTTCTACACGCTGCTGCTCGTCGTCGAGATGTACCTGATGGTGAAGTTCGCGCGCATGGGACCCAGCAGCTTGGGGACCGGCCGCTATTACGGCGAATCCGAACGTTCCACCGACGAAGGACCGCTCTCGCCGGCGGTGATCCCTGCACCGATTGCAGACAAAGCCCCAATCAAAGCCCCCCAGTGA
- the cydB gene encoding cytochrome d ubiquinol oxidase subunit II: protein MLDYETLKVIWWLLVGVLLVGFAIMDGHDMGVGTLLPFVGRSDEERRVIINTVGPHWDGNQVWFITGGGAIFAAWPLVYASAFSGFYWAMLAVLWALFFRPVGFDYRSKIDNAVWRKTWDWGLFVGGAVPPLIFGVAFGNLLQGVPFHFDDHLVPYYTGSFWGLLNPFALLAGIVSTAMITFHGAIYLAYRTEGDIERRSRRAAIVFGILMLVAFSAAGVWVARGSFGYAITSVIDPSALPDPLAKTVTAQAGAWLDNYQRAPATLIVPVLAYVAGVAALVLVARGRHLAAFVASSLAIVGVIGTAGVSMFPFVMPSSTMPNASLTVWDAVSSQRTLGIMLVATLIFMPIIIAYTSWAYKVMSGKVTAAYIREHEHSAY, encoded by the coding sequence ATGCTTGACTACGAAACGCTGAAAGTCATCTGGTGGCTGCTCGTCGGGGTCCTGCTCGTCGGATTCGCGATCATGGACGGCCACGACATGGGCGTCGGCACGCTGCTCCCGTTCGTCGGACGGTCCGACGAGGAACGCCGCGTCATCATCAACACCGTCGGGCCGCACTGGGACGGCAATCAGGTGTGGTTCATCACGGGAGGGGGCGCGATCTTCGCGGCGTGGCCGCTGGTCTATGCGAGTGCCTTCTCCGGATTCTACTGGGCGATGCTGGCTGTCCTGTGGGCGCTCTTTTTCCGTCCCGTGGGCTTCGACTACCGGAGCAAGATCGACAACGCCGTGTGGCGCAAAACCTGGGACTGGGGGCTGTTCGTCGGCGGTGCCGTCCCGCCGCTGATCTTCGGAGTGGCTTTCGGCAACCTGCTGCAGGGCGTGCCGTTCCACTTCGACGACCATCTGGTGCCCTACTACACGGGGTCGTTCTGGGGCTTGCTGAACCCCTTCGCGCTGCTCGCAGGCATCGTCAGCACGGCGATGATCACCTTCCACGGCGCAATCTACCTCGCCTACCGTACCGAGGGGGACATCGAGCGCCGATCGCGCCGCGCCGCAATCGTGTTCGGCATCCTGATGCTCGTCGCCTTCAGCGCGGCGGGGGTATGGGTCGCAAGAGGCAGCTTCGGCTACGCCATCACCTCGGTCATCGATCCGTCCGCTCTGCCCGACCCGCTGGCGAAAACCGTGACGGCTCAGGCGGGCGCGTGGCTCGACAACTACCAACGCGCTCCCGCGACGCTGATCGTGCCCGTACTCGCCTACGTCGCGGGGGTCGCGGCGCTCGTCCTGGTCGCTCGGGGACGCCACCTTGCTGCATTCGTCGCGTCATCCCTCGCCATTGTGGGCGTCATCGGGACCGCCGGCGTCTCGATGTTCCCGTTCGTGATGCCGTCATCGACGATGCCTAACGCGAGCCTCACGGTGTGGGACGCGGTCTCGAGCCAACGCACCCTCGGCATCATGCTGGTCGCAACGCTGATCTTCATGCCGATCATCATCGCCTACACCAGTTGGGCCTACAAGGTGATGTCGGGCAAGGTCACCGCCGCGTATATCCGCGAACACGAACATTCGGCGTACTGA
- the cydX gene encoding cytochrome bd-I oxidase subunit CydX, with translation MWYFAWVLGIGFAVLLAILNAMWGENEEARSVSRRPALPEGEEN, from the coding sequence ATGTGGTATTTCGCTTGGGTGCTGGGAATCGGGTTCGCGGTTCTGCTCGCGATCCTCAATGCGATGTGGGGCGAGAACGAGGAAGCACGCAGCGTTTCGCGCCGGCCCGCATTGCCCGAGGGCGAGGAGAACTGA
- a CDS encoding cyd operon YbgE family protein — translation MSASGHGDRSAKQAVHSGMNFPALLAAILIMLFITAWPGALTTAKGTADHWAAAALFWAMSAGFVSGVGFTPRAAAWRLLFSAPACLAGIALAAALLLRY, via the coding sequence ATGAGCGCGAGCGGCCATGGTGACCGGTCGGCCAAGCAGGCCGTTCACTCGGGCATGAATTTTCCCGCATTGCTCGCCGCCATTCTCATCATGCTTTTCATCACCGCGTGGCCCGGAGCGCTCACTACTGCCAAGGGAACGGCCGATCATTGGGCCGCCGCGGCGCTCTTCTGGGCCATGAGCGCCGGATTCGTTTCGGGCGTGGGATTCACCCCGCGCGCCGCAGCGTGGCGCCTGCTGTTTTCCGCACCCGCCTGCCTCGCGGGCATCGCCCTCGCCGCGGCACTCCTGCTGCGGTACTGA
- a CDS encoding OsmC family protein, giving the protein MRVSPELLYISMRLYFDCVSARTERGLNPLKEWNVYSVTVEDNPQIIVTSGKHEIRYAVNGSDMNPLEAFYATLAGCAAVYAKKACKELGVSAAGIHIESRPFAGPRGPLTLHKFKTEVSFPEGFSDEQRARVLDSIAHCAVKEIVSAGAEVEFAVIETQGAAAVAT; this is encoded by the coding sequence TTGCGAGTCTCGCCCGAACTTTTGTATATTAGCATGCGCTTATATTTTGACTGCGTCTCCGCCCGCACGGAACGCGGACTCAACCCCCTCAAGGAGTGGAACGTGTATTCAGTAACTGTTGAAGACAATCCGCAGATCATCGTGACGAGCGGCAAGCACGAAATCCGCTATGCCGTGAACGGATCGGATATGAATCCGCTGGAAGCTTTCTATGCGACGCTCGCAGGCTGTGCGGCCGTGTATGCGAAAAAAGCATGCAAGGAACTCGGCGTTTCGGCCGCCGGCATCCACATCGAGAGCCGTCCCTTCGCAGGGCCGAGAGGGCCGCTCACGCTGCACAAGTTCAAGACCGAAGTCAGCTTTCCGGAGGGCTTTTCGGACGAACAGCGTGCAAGGGTGCTCGATTCCATTGCGCATTGCGCCGTCAAGGAGATCGTGTCGGCGGGCGCCGAAGTGGAATTCGCCGTGATCGAAACACAGGGGGCAGCCGCAGTGGCGACGTGA
- a CDS encoding acyl-CoA dehydrogenase codes for MSDYIAPVKDMRFAMDELVGLDGIAALPGFEEATPDMADAVLEEAAKFASGVLAPLNRSGDMQGCKLGPDGVVTADGWKEAYKAFCEAGWNGLASPAQYGGQGLPETFGIAVKEMAASANLSFSLGPMLTGGAVAALLTCASDELKATYLEKMISGEWTGTMNLTEPNAGSDLALIRSRAEPQADGSYRVFGQKIFITYGDHDMTDNIVHLVLARLPDAPAGVKGISLLLVPKFLVNADGSLGERNDAYCVSIEHKLGIHASPTCVMAFGDNGGAVGYLLGEANRGLEYMFIMMNEARMGVGLQGVALGERAYQQALGYARERKQGRDAVTGEALVSIDKHPDVRRMLMLMKSRVEACRAVTYFTAGLLDRAHAGTDPEQKKCDLFLAELLIPVVKAGGTEMAVEVTSLGIQVHGGMGFIEETGAAQHWRDSRITTIYEGTTGIQANDLIFRKLMRDQGATAKVVFGEVRGTAKDLLASARPELRVIGRHLLAATQAWSDATEWVLGNARSNASAVLTAAVPYLNLAVVVCGGWMMGRAALAAAGYLDKEEGDQRFYRNKIATAGFYADQLLTQAEVWTKVTMTGDTAIRGIEDLFE; via the coding sequence ATGAGCGATTACATCGCCCCCGTGAAAGACATGCGCTTCGCGATGGACGAGCTCGTCGGTCTCGACGGCATCGCAGCGCTGCCCGGCTTTGAGGAAGCAACGCCCGACATGGCGGACGCCGTCCTCGAGGAGGCGGCCAAGTTCGCCAGTGGCGTGCTGGCGCCGCTCAACCGCAGCGGCGACATGCAGGGCTGCAAGCTCGGGCCGGACGGCGTGGTCACCGCCGACGGCTGGAAGGAAGCCTACAAGGCCTTCTGCGAGGCCGGCTGGAACGGCCTGGCCTCGCCGGCGCAGTACGGCGGGCAGGGCCTGCCGGAGACCTTCGGCATCGCGGTGAAGGAAATGGCGGCGTCCGCGAACCTCTCGTTCTCGCTCGGCCCGATGTTGACCGGCGGCGCCGTCGCCGCGCTGCTGACCTGCGCCAGCGACGAGCTGAAGGCCACCTACCTGGAGAAGATGATCTCCGGCGAGTGGACCGGCACGATGAACCTGACCGAGCCCAACGCCGGTTCCGACCTGGCCCTGATCCGCAGCCGCGCCGAGCCGCAGGCCGACGGCAGCTACCGCGTCTTCGGCCAGAAGATCTTCATAACCTACGGCGACCACGACATGACGGACAACATCGTCCATCTCGTCCTCGCCCGTCTGCCGGACGCCCCCGCCGGCGTGAAGGGCATCTCGCTCCTCCTGGTGCCGAAGTTCCTGGTCAATGCCGACGGTTCGCTCGGCGAGCGCAACGACGCCTACTGCGTGTCAATCGAGCACAAGCTCGGCATCCACGCCAGCCCGACCTGCGTCATGGCCTTCGGGGATAACGGAGGCGCCGTCGGCTATCTGCTCGGCGAGGCGAACCGCGGCCTCGAGTACATGTTCATCATGATGAACGAGGCCCGCATGGGCGTCGGCCTGCAGGGCGTTGCCCTCGGCGAGCGTGCCTACCAGCAAGCCCTCGGCTATGCCCGCGAACGCAAGCAGGGCCGCGATGCGGTAACCGGCGAGGCGCTCGTCAGCATCGACAAGCATCCGGACGTGCGCCGCATGCTGATGCTGATGAAGTCGCGCGTCGAAGCCTGCCGCGCCGTCACCTACTTCACCGCCGGCCTGCTCGACCGGGCCCACGCCGGCACCGACCCGGAGCAGAAGAAGTGCGACCTGTTCCTGGCCGAACTGCTGATTCCCGTGGTCAAGGCCGGTGGCACGGAGATGGCGGTCGAGGTGACCTCGCTCGGCATCCAGGTGCATGGCGGCATGGGTTTCATCGAGGAGACGGGCGCCGCGCAGCACTGGCGCGACTCCCGCATCACGACGATCTACGAGGGCACCACCGGCATCCAGGCCAATGACCTGATCTTCCGCAAGCTGATGCGCGACCAGGGCGCCACCGCCAAGGTCGTCTTCGGCGAGGTGCGCGGCACGGCCAAGGACCTGCTGGCGTCCGCCCGCCCGGAACTGCGCGTCATCGGCCGGCATCTACTGGCCGCCACGCAGGCATGGTCCGACGCCACCGAGTGGGTGCTGGGCAACGCCAGGTCGAATGCCTCCGCCGTGCTGACCGCGGCCGTTCCCTACCTCAATCTCGCCGTCGTCGTCTGCGGCGGCTGGATGATGGGCAGGGCTGCACTGGCCGCGGCTGGCTACCTCGACAAGGAGGAGGGCGACCAGCGCTTCTATCGCAACAAGATCGCCACTGCCGGCTTCTACGCCGACCAGCTGCTCACTCAGGCGGAGGTCTGGACCAAGGTGACGATGACCGGCGACACGGCGATTCGGGGCATCGAGGACTTGTTCGAGTAA